The genomic window GTTTGAACGCCCGCGCCGCGGCGAGGATCCCCAGCCCCGCGTCGGCCCGTCCGGCGGCCACCGCCGCCGCCACCCCGAGGTGGGTGTGCTCCTCGCGGGCGTACCCCACGATCTGATCAGACGTCAGATCCAGCTTCGCGAGTTCCTGATCCAGCAGCACCCGGGTACCCGCGCCGCGCTGTCGGTTGACGTACCGCAGCCCCGGCTGGACCAGATCGCCAATGCCCTTCAACCCCAGCGGATTGCCCGGCGCGACGATGAGTCCCTGGTCGCGGTGCACCAGTCGGATCACCGCCACCTCCCCGGCGGCGTCACCGAACAGTCGGTCCAGGTAGGGCAGCGTGTACTCCCCGGTCGCCGGGTCGAGCAGGTGTGAACCGGCCAGGTGGCACAGGCCGTCGCGCAGGGCTACCAGGCCGCCCAGCGACCCGACGTTGGACGAGGCGAGTGTGACCAACGGGTCAGCGGCGCGCAACGCCGAAGCGGCGACGTCGAGCACCAGATCGTGCGACCCGATCGCCACGACCGTCCGGCCGATCTCGCCGAGGCCGCGCAACAGGTGTACCCGCACCTGCTCGCCGGCGTGGTGACCCTCGAGCCCGGCCGGCACCACCAGCAGGCCATCCGCGCGCACCAGCGAGGTGAGCACGCCCGCACCACGGGGCAGCGGCGTGGCGATGATGTCGCCGCCGACGCGACCGAGGCGAACCCGCACCCAGTCGTCGCTGCCGATCGCGGAGGCCAACTTGCGGGCCAGCCGCGCGGTGGTGGAGGCACGCTCGCGGGGTGCCGCGCCCTCCAGTGATGCGATCAGGGGCGCGGCGAAGATGTCGAAGGTGAGCGCGGCGGACACCGGATAGCCCGGCGCGCCCAGTACCGGTGTTGCCGTCGAGCCGTCGACCGTGCCGAGCACCACGGGATGTCCGGGCTTGACCGCCACACCGTGCACTGCCAGCGCTCCGGCCTCGGCGACCACCCGCGCGGTGTAGTCGTCACGGCCGGCGCTGGAGCCGGCGATCAGCACGACCAGGTCCGCCTCCGCCGCGGCCGCGCGCAGGGCGGCCACGATCAGTGTCGGATCGTCGCGCACTATCTCGGTGACCCGGGCCTCGCAGCCGATCTCCCGCGCCTGCGCGGCGAGCATCAGGGAGTTGGTGTCCAGGATCTCGCCCGGCGCGGGCTCGCGGCCGATCGGACAGATCTCGTCGCCGGTCGGCACGATCACCACGATCGGCTGCCGACGCACCGTCAGTTCCGTTGCGCCCGCGGCCGCCGCGGCCGCGACATCCACCGGGCGCAGCCGGTGCCCCTCGGGCAGCAGCAACTCGTTGGCGCTGATGTCCTCACCGATCGAGCGGACGTGTTGGTACGGCGGCACCGCGGCCCGCAGCTCGGCGCGCCCGTCCGGCGTGTGGTGCACGTGCTCGCGCATCACCACCGCGTCGTACCCGGCAGGCAGCGGGTCGCCGGTGTCCACAACCCGGAAGTCCTCGTCGCCCAGCAGCACCGGCGTGGTCTCGGCGGCACCGGCCGTGTCCGCGGCCCGCACCGCGATCCCGTCCATGGCGGCCGAGTCGAAGGCCGGAGAGGACCGGGTGGCCCACACGGCGTCGGCGGTAACCCGGCCGACCGCGTCGGCGACCGGCACCCGGACGGCGGCCACCCGGGGCGGGCACCCGGCCGCGGCGCAGGCCTCCCGCCACGCGGCAATGGCCTGTTCGGCGGGGACGTCGGAGATGAAGGGGCTGTTCCTCATCGGTAGCGCACAACCTCCACCTCGGTGCCGCCGTCCAGCCCGGTGGCCGGCTCCGGGATCACCAGGTAACCGTCGGCACGGGTCAGCACCGAGAGCAGCGCGGAAGGCCCGAAGATCGGCTCGGCCAGGCCGTCGTGCAGGCTCACCTGGACCACGTCGAGCCGACCGGCGGCCGAGGGCAGGTCGCGGGAGAGACGGGCCCGGCTGCTCGGCTCCGGCGGTGGCACCTCGCAGCTCGCCAACCGCCACACCAGCGGCACGCCGACCAGCCGGAACACCACCAGCGCGGACAGCGGATTGCCGGGCAGCCCGATCAGCGGCACGCCCGAGCACTCGCCGAGCAGGGTCGGCTTGCCCGGCTTGATGGCCAGTCCGTGGCACCAGATATCGCCGAGTTCGGCGACCGCGCCGGCGGTCTCGTCCCGGATACCGACCGAGGACCCCGCGGAGACCACGACCAGGTCGGCGTCGGCCAGTGCTGCCTTCAGGGTGTCCCGCAACGCCGCGCCGTCATCGGGCACGATGCCGCCCGCGATCGGCTCACCGCCCGCGTCACGCACCAGCCCGGCCAGTGCGCTCGCGGTCGCATCCCGCACCTGACCCGGCGTCAGCTCGACGGTGTGCGGCGGGACGACCTCATCACCGGTGGACAGGATCGCCACCCGGGGCAGCGCGTGCACGGCGGCCTGCACCACGCCGGCGGCGGCCAGCATGCCGAGGTCCGGGGCGCGCAGCGGACGCCCCGCGGGAGCGAGCACCCCTCCGGTCGCAACGTCCTCGTCGGCCCGGACGACGTTCGCGCCCACCGCGACCGGCCGGGTGACCTCGATGGTGCCCGGCATGGTCTCCGCGGTGTGCTCGACCATCACCACCGCGTCCGCGCCCGCGGGCAGTACCGCGCCGGTCGGGATCGCGACGCAGCCGCCGGACGGTACGGCAACGGTGGGCGCCGTGCCCATGCGGACCGCACCGGCCAGGTCCAGATAGGACGGCAGGGACTCCGACGCGCCGTGGGTGTCAGCGGCGCGCACCGCGAAGCCGTCCACCGTGGACCGCGCGAAGCCGGGCAGCGGGGCCGACGCGCGCAGATCTGCCGCGGGCACCCGATGCAGCAAGCGATCGAGGGGGACGTCCTCGACCGGGGTGCGTCGGGTCGGCCGGAAGCCCGCGAGGGCCTCGGCGACGGTGCGTGCGGTGAAGAACTCCCGTCCGGTCATCGGCCGGGCTGACCCGCCGAACCCTCCGGCTTGGGCTGGGGCCGGGCGGCCGCCCCGCCCTTGTCCAGGCCGAGCACGCTGACCACCGGGCCGAGCGCGACCTGGCCGAGACCGCAGATCGAGGTCTTGCGCATGACTTCCTCGAGTTCCAGAATCCGGGCCCGGCGTGGCCCGTCCAGCGGTACGGCGTCGTCGAGCACCGTACGCAGAATCTCGTGTGCCTTGGTGGATCCGACCCGGCACGGCACGCACTTGCCGCAGGACTCGTCGCGGAAGAAGCGCAGCACGTTGGTGGCCGCGGCGAGCAAGTCGTTGCCCTCCGCGACGACGACCATCGCACCGGAGCCGAGCATGGTGCCGGCGGCGGCCGCGGTGCCGAAGTCCAGCGCCAGGTCGAGTGCGTCCGGGCCGATGAAGTTCGACGAGGCCCCGCCCGGTTGCACGGCGGCGACCGCCCGGCCGCCGCTCACCCCACCCGCGAGGGAGATCAGGTCACGCACCGTGGTGCCCATCGGCACGCAGTACACGTCGGGGCGCTCGACGTGTCCGGAGACCGCGAAAAACTTCCAGCCGATCGAATCACCCAAGCCCTGGTCGCGCCACCACTGCGCGCCTCGTTGGGCGATGATCGGCACGTCGGCGAAGGTCTCCACCGAGTTCATCAACGTCGGGCGCCCGTGCAGGCCGTAGTTGCCGGGGAACGGCGGCTTGTTGCGCGGCTCGCCGCGGTGGCCCTCCATGCACTCGATGAGCGCGGTCTCCTCGCCGAGGATGTAACCGCCGGGGGAGACGAAGACCTCCACGTTCAGCCGCCGTCCGCTGCCGCAGGAATCGGGCCCGACCACGCCGGCCGCGCGCAGCGCGTCGAGCTCCTCGCGCAGCAGGTGCTCCTCGGGGCCGTACTCGTGGCGGATGAAGACCCAGCCCTCCTCGGCGCCGATCACCGCCATCCCGCAGAGTAGGCCCTCGAGGACCAGATGTGGTTGCGTGGCGAGGATCTGACGGTCCTTGAAAGTGCCCGGCTCGGACTCGTCGGCGTTGCAGATGACGTACTTGGTGCCCGCCGCGCCGCGCACCAGCTCCCACTTCTGCCCGGTCGGGAAGCCCGCGCCGCCCATGCCGCGCAGGCCCGAGTCCTTCAGGGTGGTGACCAGATCGGCCGGGTCGAGTCGGCCGGACAGCAGCGCGCGCAGCGTCGCGTACCGCTCGGGGATGCCGGAGCCGGCGGGGTAGGGGTCGTTGGGCCAGGGATCGGAGCGGGTCTTCGCCGCGGCGTGCCCAACCCCGCCGTCCCGGGCGGCGGCGACCAATTCGTCGGCTGCGTCGATGAAGGCCGGATGTTCGTTGACCGCGCAGGCCGGTGCGGTGTCGCAGCGGCCCAGGCAGGAAACCTCGACGATTTCCAGGTCCTCGGCGGCCCCGTGACGCTCCTTCAGTTCGGCGATCCGGGTCTCGCCGTTCTGCAGGAAGCAGGACAGGTCGTGGCAGACGTGCAGGGCGACCTTCGGCGGCGGGGAGGTGCGGAAGTGCGGGTAGAACGAGACCAGCCCCTCGATCTCGTAGCGCGGACGGTGG from Sporichthyaceae bacterium includes these protein-coding regions:
- a CDS encoding molybdopterin biosynthesis protein, with product MRNSPFISDVPAEQAIAAWREACAAAGCPPRVAAVRVPVADAVGRVTADAVWATRSSPAFDSAAMDGIAVRAADTAGAAETTPVLLGDEDFRVVDTGDPLPAGYDAVVMREHVHHTPDGRAELRAAVPPYQHVRSIGEDISANELLLPEGHRLRPVDVAAAAAAGATELTVRRQPIVVIVPTGDEICPIGREPAPGEILDTNSLMLAAQAREIGCEARVTEIVRDDPTLIVAALRAAAAEADLVVLIAGSSAGRDDYTARVVAEAGALAVHGVAVKPGHPVVLGTVDGSTATPVLGAPGYPVSAALTFDIFAAPLIASLEGAAPRERASTTARLARKLASAIGSDDWVRVRLGRVGGDIIATPLPRGAGVLTSLVRADGLLVVPAGLEGHHAGEQVRVHLLRGLGEIGRTVVAIGSHDLVLDVAASALRAADPLVTLASSNVGSLGGLVALRDGLCHLAGSHLLDPATGEYTLPYLDRLFGDAAGEVAVIRLVHRDQGLIVAPGNPLGLKGIGDLVQPGLRYVNRQRGAGTRVLLDQELAKLDLTSDQIVGYAREEHTHLGVAAAVAAGRADAGLGILAAARAFKLDFVPVDREPYDLVLRGDAVDTPLLEPLWTLLADPAFRDRVESLGGYSCAETGRRIR
- the glp gene encoding gephyrin-like molybdotransferase Glp, with protein sequence MTGREFFTARTVAEALAGFRPTRRTPVEDVPLDRLLHRVPAADLRASAPLPGFARSTVDGFAVRAADTHGASESLPSYLDLAGAVRMGTAPTVAVPSGGCVAIPTGAVLPAGADAVVMVEHTAETMPGTIEVTRPVAVGANVVRADEDVATGGVLAPAGRPLRAPDLGMLAAAGVVQAAVHALPRVAILSTGDEVVPPHTVELTPGQVRDATASALAGLVRDAGGEPIAGGIVPDDGAALRDTLKAALADADLVVVSAGSSVGIRDETAGAVAELGDIWCHGLAIKPGKPTLLGECSGVPLIGLPGNPLSALVVFRLVGVPLVWRLASCEVPPPEPSSRARLSRDLPSAAGRLDVVQVSLHDGLAEPIFGPSALLSVLTRADGYLVIPEPATGLDGGTEVEVVRYR
- a CDS encoding NAD(P)H-dependent oxidoreductase subunit E — translated: MKAAERVPGVEARAGKFPGPSLIPALNAIQARLGWLPREELEKLALDTHRPRYEIEGLVSFYPHFRTSPPPKVALHVCHDLSCFLQNGETRIAELKERHGAAEDLEIVEVSCLGRCDTAPACAVNEHPAFIDAADELVAAARDGGVGHAAAKTRSDPWPNDPYPAGSGIPERYATLRALLSGRLDPADLVTTLKDSGLRGMGGAGFPTGQKWELVRGAAGTKYVICNADESEPGTFKDRQILATQPHLVLEGLLCGMAVIGAEEGWVFIRHEYGPEEHLLREELDALRAAGVVGPDSCGSGRRLNVEVFVSPGGYILGEETALIECMEGHRGEPRNKPPFPGNYGLHGRPTLMNSVETFADVPIIAQRGAQWWRDQGLGDSIGWKFFAVSGHVERPDVYCVPMGTTVRDLISLAGGVSGGRAVAAVQPGGASSNFIGPDALDLALDFGTAAAAGTMLGSGAMVVVAEGNDLLAAATNVLRFFRDESCGKCVPCRVGSTKAHEILRTVLDDAVPLDGPRRARILELEEVMRKTSICGLGQVALGPVVSVLGLDKGGAAARPQPKPEGSAGQPGR